A single Pseudomonas putida DNA region contains:
- a CDS encoding aminopeptidase, with the protein MDLFVLFKRSGPGPLDRLFRRLVPLLGAFLLNGCSTIGYYGQLAEGQWQLLRARQPVDRVIADPASSPRLRDRLVHAEKARVFASEQLKLPDNRSYRLYADLQRPYVVWNVFATPELSLQPVTHCFPVAGCVAYRGYYRQGAARGAAALMRQQGLDVYVSGVEAYSTLGWFDDPILSSMVGWGDERLATLIFHELAHQRFYVQDDTEFNESFATFVEQEGTRQWRAARGLAPISANQLQQSDQFTRLVLASRERLQAIYAGPQDDAHKRVAKQAEFERLRAEYKQVRDSQWNGDKRYDAWIYAPLSNAKLLPFGLYDQWVPAFAALFREVNGDWGVFYERVEALGRLPIEERKAALRRLM; encoded by the coding sequence ATGGATCTCTTTGTTCTTTTCAAGCGCTCAGGCCCTGGGCCACTCGACCGCCTTTTCAGGCGTTTGGTTCCGCTGCTGGGTGCCTTTCTGCTGAACGGTTGCAGCACCATCGGGTATTACGGCCAGTTGGCCGAGGGGCAATGGCAGTTGCTGCGGGCGCGCCAGCCTGTGGACCGGGTGATCGCCGACCCGGCCAGCAGCCCGCGCTTGCGTGATCGCCTCGTGCATGCAGAAAAAGCACGGGTGTTTGCCAGCGAACAGCTGAAGCTGCCTGATAATCGCAGCTACCGGCTCTACGCCGACCTGCAACGCCCCTATGTGGTGTGGAACGTGTTCGCCACACCTGAGTTGTCGCTGCAGCCGGTAACTCACTGCTTCCCTGTCGCAGGCTGCGTCGCCTACCGGGGCTATTACCGCCAGGGCGCTGCGCGGGGGGCGGCGGCGTTGATGCGCCAGCAAGGCCTGGACGTGTACGTGAGCGGTGTCGAGGCCTACTCGACGCTGGGCTGGTTCGATGACCCGATCCTGTCGTCGATGGTCGGCTGGGGGGATGAGCGGCTGGCCACGCTGATCTTCCATGAGCTGGCTCATCAGCGCTTTTATGTGCAGGACGACACCGAGTTCAACGAGTCGTTTGCCACCTTCGTCGAGCAGGAGGGCACCCGGCAATGGCGTGCAGCGCGTGGGCTTGCGCCGATCAGTGCAAATCAGTTGCAGCAGAGCGACCAGTTCACCCGCTTGGTGCTGGCCAGCCGCGAGCGGTTGCAGGCGATCTATGCCGGGCCGCAGGACGATGCCCACAAGCGGGTGGCCAAGCAGGCGGAGTTCGAGCGTTTGCGGGCGGAGTACAAGCAGGTGCGGGACAGCCAGTGGAACGGTGACAAGCGCTATGACGCCTGGATCTATGCGCCGTTGAGCAATGCCAAGCTGTTGCCGTTCGGGCTTTATGACCAGTGGGTACCGGCGTTTGCGGCCTTGTTCCGGGAGGTAAACGGAGATTGGGGGGTGTTTTACGAGCGGGTCGAGGCTTTGGGGCGGTTGCCGATCGAGGAAAGGAAAGCCGCGTTGCGGCGGTTGATGTGA
- the trpA gene encoding tryptophan synthase subunit alpha, which translates to MSRLEQRFAELKAEGRSALVTFVTAGDPGYDASLQILKGLPAAGADVIELGMPFTDPMADGVAIQLATLRALEAGQTLAKTLQMVREFRVDNHTTPIVLMGYYNPIHRFGVDKFVAEAKAAGVDGLIIVDLPPEHDAELATPAQAAGIDFIRLTTPTTDDARLPRVLERSSGFVYYVSVAGVTGAGSATTEHVTEAIARLRRHTDLPISVGFGIRTPEQAAAIARLADGVVVGSALVDKIAQAKEPGQAVNDVLSLCSALAEGVRGARR; encoded by the coding sequence ATGAGCCGTCTTGAACAACGCTTCGCCGAGCTGAAGGCCGAAGGCCGCTCCGCGCTGGTCACCTTCGTCACTGCTGGCGACCCGGGCTACGACGCTTCGCTGCAGATCCTCAAGGGCCTGCCGGCTGCTGGCGCCGATGTGATCGAACTGGGCATGCCATTCACCGACCCGATGGCCGACGGCGTAGCCATCCAGCTCGCCACCCTGCGCGCCCTGGAAGCCGGCCAGACCCTGGCCAAGACCCTGCAGATGGTTCGCGAATTCCGCGTGGATAACCACACCACGCCGATCGTGCTGATGGGCTACTACAACCCGATCCACCGCTTCGGTGTGGATAAGTTCGTCGCCGAAGCCAAGGCAGCTGGCGTCGATGGCCTGATCATCGTCGACCTGCCGCCCGAGCACGACGCCGAACTGGCCACCCCGGCCCAGGCCGCGGGCATCGACTTCATCCGCCTGACTACCCCGACCACAGACGATGCGCGCCTGCCGCGTGTGCTGGAGCGCAGCTCCGGGTTCGTCTATTACGTATCGGTGGCTGGTGTGACCGGTGCCGGTTCCGCAACTACCGAGCACGTGACCGAGGCAATTGCCCGCCTGCGTCGGCATACCGATCTGCCGATCAGCGTTGGTTTCGGTATTCGTACGCCGGAGCAGGCTGCCGCAATCGCACGCTTGGCCGATGGTGTGGTAGTGGGTTCGGCGCTGGTCGACAAGATTGCCCAGGCCAAGGAGCCCGGTCAGGCCGTCAATGACGTGCTGAGCCTGTGCTCGGCACTGGCCGAAGGCGTGCGCGGCGCCCGCCGCTAA
- the trpB gene encoding tryptophan synthase subunit beta: MTQSQYRPGPDANGLFGSFGGRYVAETLMPLVLDLAREYEAAKADPKFLEELAYFQRDYIGRPNPLYFAERLTEHCGGAKIFFKREELNHTGAHKVNNCIGQVLLAKRMGKKRLIAETGAGMHGVATATVAARFGLPCVIYMGATDIERQQANVFRMKLLGAEIVPVTAGTGTLKDAMNEALRDWVTNVDDTFYLIGTVAGPHPYPAMVRDFQSIIGKETRAQLQEKEGRLPDSLIACVGGGSNAMGLFHEFLEEPSVQIIGVEAGGHGVHTDKHAASLNGGVPGVLHGNRTYLLQDDDGQITDAHSISAGLDYPGIGPEHAYLHEVKRVEYVSITDDEALDAFHATCRLEGIIPALESSHALAEAIKRAPNLPKDHLMVICLSGRGDKDMQTVMNHMAAQEKQA, translated from the coding sequence ATGACCCAGTCCCAATACCGTCCCGGCCCCGACGCCAACGGCCTGTTCGGCTCATTCGGCGGCCGCTACGTGGCCGAAACCCTGATGCCGCTGGTGCTGGACCTGGCCCGCGAATACGAAGCGGCCAAGGCCGACCCGAAGTTCCTCGAAGAGCTCGCCTACTTCCAACGCGACTACATCGGCCGCCCGAACCCGCTGTACTTCGCCGAGCGCCTGACCGAGCACTGCGGCGGCGCAAAGATTTTCTTCAAGCGTGAAGAGCTCAACCACACCGGCGCACACAAGGTGAACAACTGCATCGGCCAGGTGCTGCTGGCCAAGCGCATGGGCAAGAAGCGCCTGATCGCCGAAACCGGCGCCGGCATGCACGGCGTGGCCACTGCCACCGTCGCTGCACGCTTTGGCCTGCCTTGCGTGATCTACATGGGCGCCACCGACATCGAGCGCCAGCAGGCCAACGTGTTCCGCATGAAGCTGCTGGGCGCCGAGATCGTCCCGGTCACCGCTGGTACCGGCACCCTGAAAGACGCCATGAACGAGGCCCTGCGCGACTGGGTCACCAACGTCGACGATACCTTCTACCTGATCGGCACTGTGGCCGGCCCACATCCATACCCGGCGATGGTCCGCGATTTCCAGTCGATTATCGGCAAAGAAACCCGCGCCCAGCTGCAAGAGAAGGAAGGCCGCCTGCCGGACAGCCTGATCGCCTGCGTTGGCGGTGGCTCCAATGCCATGGGCCTGTTCCATGAGTTCCTCGAAGAACCGAGCGTGCAGATCATCGGCGTCGAAGCCGGTGGCCACGGCGTTCACACCGACAAGCACGCCGCCAGCCTGAACGGCGGCGTACCGGGCGTGCTGCACGGCAACCGCACCTACCTGCTGCAGGACGACGACGGCCAGATCACCGACGCCCACTCGATTTCCGCCGGCCTCGACTACCCGGGCATCGGCCCGGAGCACGCCTACCTGCACGAAGTGAAGCGCGTCGAGTACGTCAGCATCACCGACGACGAAGCGCTGGATGCGTTCCACGCCACCTGCCGCCTGGAAGGCATCATTCCGGCCCTGGAAAGCTCCCATGCCCTGGCCGAAGCGATCAAGCGCGCACCGAACCTGCCCAAGGATCACCTGATGGTGATCTGCCTGTCCGGCCGCGGCGACAAAGACATGCAAACCGTGATGAACCACATGGCAGCCCAGGAGAAACAGGCATGA
- a CDS encoding choline sulfate utilization transcriptional regulator → MFDHLAELSLDSLRVFEAAARLRGFTAAALELGTTQPAVSQQVKRLEAQLGTRLFDRIYRGIELTEAGQLLFEQVHQGLQAMDDGIALASGRGQREVLQVATDFAFAAFWLMPRLQRFHEAYPQVDVSLVTGERSQGMLRPDIDVAVLFGDGRFHQGESRWLFDEEVFPVCSPRLTHGKPLSAVALQRLPLLHLRGEQASRWFDWAGVFRGFGVASPPPPGQLRFDNYTLLIQAAIAGQGVAIGWGHLVDRLVEQGLLCRPLEGSLRSARGYYAVLPPRKRRGALIERFVDWLEQERSH, encoded by the coding sequence ATGTTTGATCACCTTGCCGAGTTGTCGCTGGATAGCCTGCGTGTATTCGAGGCTGCTGCCCGGCTGCGTGGTTTCACAGCGGCCGCGTTGGAGCTGGGAACCACCCAGCCGGCGGTGAGCCAGCAGGTGAAGCGCCTGGAGGCGCAGCTGGGCACCCGTCTGTTCGATCGGATCTACCGCGGCATTGAACTGACCGAGGCGGGCCAGCTGCTGTTCGAGCAGGTTCATCAAGGTTTGCAGGCCATGGATGACGGCATTGCCCTGGCCAGTGGGCGGGGCCAGCGTGAAGTGCTTCAAGTAGCCACGGACTTTGCTTTCGCGGCATTCTGGCTGATGCCTAGGCTGCAGCGCTTTCACGAGGCTTATCCACAGGTAGACGTGAGCCTGGTGACCGGTGAGCGCAGCCAGGGGATGCTGCGCCCGGATATCGATGTGGCGGTGCTGTTTGGCGATGGGCGCTTTCACCAGGGCGAGAGCCGATGGTTGTTCGACGAGGAGGTTTTCCCGGTCTGCAGCCCGCGACTGACTCATGGCAAACCCTTGTCAGCCGTGGCTTTGCAGCGGTTGCCGTTGCTCCATTTACGTGGTGAGCAGGCCAGCCGCTGGTTTGATTGGGCGGGGGTGTTTCGCGGGTTCGGCGTCGCCAGCCCGCCGCCGCCTGGGCAGTTGCGGTTCGATAACTACACACTGCTGATTCAGGCGGCGATTGCTGGCCAGGGGGTAGCCATTGGCTGGGGGCACCTGGTGGATAGGCTGGTAGAGCAAGGGCTGCTGTGCCGGCCTTTGGAGGGGAGTTTGCGCTCGGCTCGGGGCTATTACGCGGTGCTGCCGCCGCGCAAGCGGCGTGGGGCGCTGATCGAGCGGTTTGTGGATTGGCTGGAGCAAGAGCGCAGCCATTGA
- a CDS encoding LLM class flavin-dependent oxidoreductase: MTQLRDLKISTLDLVPVRADKGPAQSLHNSLDLARHVERFGYNRFWVAEHHNMDGIASSATSVLIGYLAGGTSTIRVGSGGIMLPNHAPLVIAEQFGTLASLYPGRIDLGLGRAPGSDQMTAYALRRDRAGSADDFPDDVEELSRYLGPRTDDQKVIAVPGHDTDVPLWLLGSSLFSAQLAGMRGMPYAFASHFAPRYMHEAIRIYRDHFKPSTTLDKPYVMLGIPMVVADTDEQAEYLATSVYQRILALIRGQSLMQKPPVPSMDGLWLPHERDAVGSFLGLAMIGSPQKVRAKVEVLLEQTGADELIFTCDLYEHADRIRSYELMAQALKSE; this comes from the coding sequence ATGACGCAGTTGCGTGACCTGAAGATTTCTACCCTCGACCTGGTGCCAGTGCGCGCCGACAAAGGCCCGGCGCAATCACTGCACAACTCGCTGGACCTGGCCCGGCATGTCGAACGGTTTGGCTACAACCGTTTCTGGGTGGCCGAGCACCACAACATGGACGGCATCGCCAGTTCGGCCACATCGGTGCTGATCGGCTACCTGGCGGGCGGCACTTCGACCATCCGCGTCGGTTCCGGCGGCATCATGCTGCCCAACCATGCTCCGCTGGTGATTGCCGAGCAGTTCGGCACATTGGCCAGCCTGTATCCAGGGCGTATCGACCTGGGCCTGGGCCGCGCACCTGGCTCCGACCAGATGACGGCTTACGCCCTGCGCCGCGACCGCGCTGGCAGCGCCGACGATTTCCCGGATGACGTCGAGGAGCTGTCGCGCTACCTCGGCCCGCGCACCGATGATCAAAAAGTGATCGCCGTACCCGGCCACGACACCGACGTGCCCCTGTGGCTGCTCGGTTCCAGCCTGTTCAGCGCCCAACTGGCTGGCATGCGCGGCATGCCGTACGCCTTTGCCTCGCACTTCGCCCCGCGCTACATGCATGAGGCGATCCGCATCTATCGCGACCACTTCAAGCCATCGACCACGCTGGACAAGCCCTATGTGATGCTGGGCATTCCGATGGTCGTGGCAGACACCGACGAGCAGGCCGAGTACCTGGCCACCTCGGTGTACCAGCGCATCCTGGCGTTGATTCGCGGGCAAAGCCTGATGCAAAAACCACCTGTGCCGAGCATGGATGGGCTATGGCTGCCCCATGAACGCGATGCAGTGGGGAGTTTCCTGGGCCTGGCGATGATCGGCAGCCCGCAGAAAGTCCGGGCCAAGGTGGAGGTGCTGCTGGAGCAGACCGGGGCGGATGAACTGATCTTTACCTGTGACTTGTATGAGCATGCGGACCGGATCCGGTCCTATGAGCTGATGGCGCAGGCCTTGAAGAGCGAGTGA
- a CDS encoding LysR family transcriptional regulator: MAHDLPPLNALRAFEATARLNSVSQAAEALHVTHGAVSRQIKVLEEHLGVALFVKDGRGIKLTDAGVRLRDASGEAFDRLRSVCAELSRDVSEAPFVLGCSGSLLARWFIPRLGRLKADLPELRLHLSAGEGDLDPRRPGLDALLVYAEPPWPSDMQVHVLAQERIGPVLSPHFAGFDRLQAAPAKALLDEALLHTTSRPQAWPTWVAEQGLEAGSLKYGQAFEHLYYLLEAAVAGLGVAIAPQPLVADDLRAGRLSAPWGFSPTPAALALWVPRRAADGRAEQLAQWLRAELARQSA, from the coding sequence ATGGCTCACGACCTACCACCCCTCAATGCCCTGCGGGCCTTCGAAGCCACTGCCCGGCTAAATAGCGTCAGCCAGGCGGCCGAGGCGCTGCACGTCACTCATGGCGCCGTCAGCAGGCAGATCAAGGTACTTGAAGAACACCTAGGCGTGGCCCTGTTCGTCAAGGACGGGCGCGGCATCAAACTCACAGATGCCGGGGTGCGCCTGCGTGACGCCAGCGGTGAGGCGTTCGACCGCCTGCGCAGTGTGTGCGCCGAGTTGAGCCGGGATGTGAGCGAGGCGCCGTTCGTGCTGGGTTGTTCCGGCAGCTTGCTGGCGCGTTGGTTCATCCCCCGATTGGGGCGGTTGAAGGCTGACCTGCCCGAACTGCGCCTGCACCTTTCGGCAGGCGAAGGCGATCTCGATCCTCGCCGGCCCGGGCTGGATGCGTTGCTGGTGTATGCCGAACCGCCGTGGCCGTCGGACATGCAGGTCCATGTGCTGGCGCAGGAGCGCATCGGCCCTGTGCTGAGCCCACACTTCGCCGGCTTCGACCGCTTGCAGGCCGCACCCGCCAAGGCCCTGCTGGACGAAGCCCTGCTGCATACCACCTCACGGCCGCAGGCTTGGCCAACCTGGGTGGCAGAACAAGGGCTGGAGGCTGGCTCGTTGAAGTACGGCCAGGCGTTCGAGCATTTGTATTACTTGCTGGAGGCGGCGGTTGCCGGCCTGGGGGTAGCGATTGCGCCACAACCGCTGGTGGCCGATGACCTGCGAGCGGGCCGCTTGAGCGCGCCTTGGGGCTTTTCGCCGACCCCTGCCGCGCTGGCGCTGTGGGTGCCCCGGCGCGCCGCAGACGGGCGCGCCGAGCAGCTGGCGCAGTGGCTACGCGCCGAGCTGGCCAGGCAGAGCGCTTAG
- a CDS encoding DOPA 4,5-dioxygenase family protein translates to MQRIKGYHAHVYYDASTLEQARELCEEAARLFPVTMGRMHQKPVGPHPDWSCQLAFEPEFVGVVLPWLALYRKGLVVFLHPLTGDELADHRDHAIWMGAVRPLNLAIFGG, encoded by the coding sequence GTGCAGAGGATCAAGGGTTACCACGCCCACGTGTACTACGACGCATCCACACTCGAGCAGGCTCGCGAGCTGTGCGAGGAGGCGGCGCGGCTGTTTCCCGTGACCATGGGGCGCATGCACCAGAAACCGGTCGGGCCACACCCGGACTGGAGCTGCCAGCTGGCCTTCGAGCCGGAATTCGTGGGGGTGGTGTTGCCTTGGTTGGCGCTGTATCGGAAGGGGCTTGTGGTGTTTCTGCATCCGCTCACTGGCGATGAGTTGGCGGATCACCGCGATCATGCGATCTGGATGGGGGCTGTGCGGCCTTTGAATCTGGCGATCTTTGGGGGGTAG
- the betC gene encoding choline-sulfatase, producing MTRPNILFIMADQMAAPLLPIYGPSPIQMPHLSRLAEQAVVFDSAYCNSPLCAPSRFTLVSGQLPSRIGAYDNAADFPADVPTYAHYLRRLGYRTALSGKMHFCGPDQLHGYEERLTSDIYPADYGWAVNWDEPDVRPSWYHNMSSVLQAGPCVRTNQLDFDEEVVFKARQYLYDHVRENDGRPFCLTVSMTHPHDPYTIPKRYWDRYESVDIPMPRAEFSQAELDPHSQRLLKVYDLWNKPLPVDKIRDARRAYFGACSYIDDNIGQLLQTLEECNLADDTMIVFSGDHGDMLGERGLWYKMHWFEMSARVPLLIHAPKRFAASRISASVSTCDLLPTLVELAGGAVDNHLHLDGRSLLGHLQGQGGHDEVIGEYMAEGTVGPLMMIRRGPYKFVYSKDDPCLLYDLSRDPHERENLTGSPDHQVLLQAFVDEAHQRWDIPSLRQQVLASQRRRRLVAEALAIGKLTSWDHQPWVDASQQYMRNHIDLDDLERKARYPQPAPMD from the coding sequence ATGACGCGCCCGAATATCCTATTCATCATGGCCGACCAGATGGCCGCACCCCTGCTGCCGATCTATGGCCCTTCGCCGATCCAGATGCCACACCTCAGCCGCCTGGCCGAACAGGCAGTAGTGTTCGACTCGGCCTACTGCAACAGCCCACTGTGCGCTCCGTCGCGCTTCACCCTGGTCAGCGGGCAGCTGCCGAGCCGTATCGGCGCCTACGACAACGCGGCCGACTTCCCCGCAGACGTACCCACTTATGCACACTACCTGCGCCGCCTGGGTTACCGCACCGCGCTCTCGGGCAAGATGCACTTCTGTGGCCCGGACCAGTTGCACGGCTACGAGGAGCGCCTGACCAGCGACATCTACCCGGCCGACTACGGCTGGGCAGTGAACTGGGATGAACCCGACGTGCGCCCGAGCTGGTATCACAACATGTCCTCGGTGCTGCAGGCCGGGCCCTGCGTGCGTACCAACCAGCTGGATTTCGACGAGGAAGTGGTGTTCAAGGCGCGCCAGTACCTTTACGACCACGTGCGCGAAAACGATGGCCGACCGTTCTGCCTTACTGTGTCCATGACTCACCCGCACGACCCGTACACCATCCCCAAACGCTACTGGGATCGCTACGAGTCTGTGGATATCCCCATGCCCCGCGCCGAGTTCAGCCAGGCAGAGCTGGACCCGCACTCGCAGCGCCTGCTCAAGGTCTACGACCTGTGGAACAAGCCGCTGCCTGTGGACAAGATTCGCGATGCCCGCCGTGCCTACTTCGGCGCCTGCAGCTACATCGACGACAACATCGGGCAGCTGCTGCAGACCCTGGAAGAATGCAACCTGGCCGACGACACCATGATCGTGTTCTCCGGCGACCACGGCGACATGCTCGGCGAGCGCGGGCTCTGGTACAAGATGCACTGGTTCGAGATGTCGGCGCGGGTGCCGCTGCTGATCCACGCACCCAAACGCTTCGCCGCAAGCCGCATCAGCGCCTCGGTATCGACCTGCGACTTGCTGCCGACCCTGGTCGAACTGGCCGGCGGGGCTGTGGATAACCATCTGCACCTGGACGGCCGCTCGCTACTCGGCCACCTGCAAGGGCAGGGCGGCCACGACGAGGTGATCGGCGAATACATGGCCGAAGGCACCGTCGGCCCGCTGATGATGATCCGCCGTGGGCCATACAAATTCGTGTACAGCAAAGACGACCCTTGCTTACTCTACGACCTGAGCCGCGACCCGCACGAGCGGGAGAACCTCACCGGCAGCCCGGACCACCAGGTGCTGCTGCAGGCATTTGTCGATGAGGCACACCAGCGCTGGGACATCCCCAGCCTGCGCCAGCAAGTTCTGGCCAGCCAACGCCGCCGCCGCCTGGTGGCCGAGGCGCTGGCCATCGGCAAGCTGACAAGCTGGGACCACCAACCGTGGGTGGACGCCAGCCAACAGTACATGCGCAACCATATCGATCTCGACGACCTCGAGCGCAAGGCACGTTATCCACAGCCCGCACCCATGGATTGA
- a CDS encoding NAD(P)H-binding protein → MKNAETPVFKLVLFGAESSLSNALTTELLARQHEVIAVVGDLNRHTPRPGLHLKIGALDDADQAEQGAAGGSAVIALLAPGDLAAQAQMSEALVAGLARTTIRRLLLVGDFEVLDVPGKYSEEEREAVDEVVDKLQRSSLRWTLINMPPALSEAGSARVAAGMVDMLELDLHRGEHLNFVV, encoded by the coding sequence GTGAAAAATGCCGAAACCCCAGTGTTCAAACTGGTGTTGTTCGGGGCTGAAAGCAGCCTGAGCAACGCCCTTACGACCGAGCTGCTGGCACGCCAGCACGAGGTCATTGCGGTGGTTGGCGACCTCAACCGCCATACGCCCCGCCCTGGCCTGCATTTGAAGATAGGCGCGCTGGACGATGCCGACCAGGCGGAACAGGGCGCGGCAGGGGGCTCGGCGGTGATTGCCCTGCTGGCGCCAGGCGATCTGGCGGCGCAGGCGCAGATGAGCGAAGCGCTGGTGGCCGGGCTGGCCCGCACGACTATACGCCGGCTGTTGCTGGTGGGCGATTTCGAAGTGCTGGATGTGCCGGGTAAATACAGCGAAGAGGAGCGCGAAGCGGTTGATGAAGTAGTTGATAAGCTGCAGCGCAGTTCGTTGCGCTGGACGTTGATCAACATGCCACCTGCACTGTCGGAAGCTGGCTCGGCCCGCGTGGCAGCGGGGATGGTCGATATGCTGGAGCTGGACTTGCACCGGGGCGAGCATCTGAACTTCGTGGTCTAG
- a CDS encoding dodecin, whose translation MTDHHTYKKIELVGSSPTSIEEAINNALAEAGKSIKHLEWFEVVDTRGHIRDNKAAHFQVTLKVGFRIANS comes from the coding sequence ATGACCGATCATCACACCTACAAGAAGATCGAGCTGGTGGGTTCGTCCCCCACCAGTATCGAAGAGGCGATCAACAATGCCTTGGCCGAAGCCGGCAAGAGCATCAAGCACCTGGAGTGGTTTGAAGTGGTCGATACCCGTGGCCATATCCGCGACAACAAGGCGGCGCATTTTCAGGTCACGCTGAAGGTTGGTTTCCGCATTGCCAATAGCTGA
- a CDS encoding OsmC family protein translates to MKKTASAIWQGGLKDGKGLLSTESGALKQNPYGFNTRFEGSPGTNPEELIGAAHAGCFSMALSMMLGEAGLTADRIDTIAEVTLDKQPDGFAITAVHLILKAKVPGASEAQFLEIANKAKAGCPVSKVLNAKISLDATLVG, encoded by the coding sequence ATGAAAAAGACAGCATCGGCGATCTGGCAAGGTGGCCTGAAGGATGGCAAAGGCCTGCTTTCTACTGAAAGTGGTGCACTCAAGCAGAACCCATACGGTTTCAACACCCGTTTCGAGGGCTCGCCCGGGACCAACCCGGAAGAGCTGATTGGCGCGGCCCATGCTGGCTGCTTCTCGATGGCGCTGTCGATGATGCTCGGGGAGGCCGGGCTCACCGCGGATCGCATCGATACCATTGCTGAAGTCACGCTGGACAAACAACCTGACGGCTTTGCCATCACTGCCGTGCACCTGATTCTCAAGGCCAAGGTGCCAGGGGCCAGCGAGGCGCAGTTCCTCGAAATCGCCAACAAGGCCAAGGCCGGTTGCCCGGTGTCGAAGGTGCTGAACGCAAAGATCAGCCTGGATGCCACATTGGTGGGCTAG
- a CDS encoding DUF883 family protein: protein MHRNSLRKTSLESMEAEIESLLKSLENLKHDASEETQKSVKAMRSNAESALRHSRSLISDAYEEVKERTRQTGIATRDYAQEHPYTTAGVAIGALGLLAAYLLCKRN, encoded by the coding sequence ATGCACCGCAACTCGCTGCGTAAAACGTCCCTGGAAAGCATGGAAGCGGAGATCGAAAGCCTCCTGAAAAGCCTGGAGAACCTGAAGCACGATGCGTCCGAGGAAACCCAGAAGTCAGTGAAGGCCATGCGCAGCAACGCCGAAAGCGCGCTGCGCCACTCGCGCAGCCTAATCAGCGATGCCTATGAGGAAGTCAAAGAGCGCACCCGCCAGACCGGCATCGCCACCCGCGACTACGCCCAGGAGCACCCGTACACCACAGCGGGCGTTGCCATAGGCGCGCTGGGCCTGCTGGCGGCGTACCTGCTGTGCAAGCGCAACTAA
- a CDS encoding DUF1161 domain-containing protein: protein MIRVAIAVLASLVATSALAAVKPCEELKAEIEAKIQAQGVTSYTLEIVPNSEVKDQNMIVGTCDGGTKKIIYQKNDR, encoded by the coding sequence ATGATTCGCGTAGCAATCGCCGTGCTGGCTTCGCTTGTGGCCACTTCTGCATTGGCGGCGGTGAAACCGTGCGAAGAACTCAAGGCTGAGATCGAAGCCAAGATCCAGGCCCAGGGTGTCACGTCCTACACCTTGGAAATCGTGCCCAACAGTGAGGTCAAGGATCAGAACATGATCGTCGGTACCTGCGATGGCGGGACGAAGAAGATCATTTACCAGAAGAATGATCGTTGA
- a CDS encoding DUF1161 domain-containing protein, whose amino-acid sequence MKKLMLAVGLMVLAGGAMAAGKPCEELKAEIAAKLDAKGVKGYKLEVVKKGEPAGKVIGSCEGGSKEIVYRRG is encoded by the coding sequence ATGAAGAAACTGATGCTGGCTGTGGGTTTGATGGTCTTGGCGGGCGGTGCGATGGCGGCCGGGAAACCGTGCGAAGAGCTCAAGGCGGAGATCGCAGCGAAGCTGGATGCCAAGGGTGTGAAGGGCTACAAGCTGGAGGTCGTCAAGAAGGGCGAGCCGGCTGGCAAGGTGATTGGCAGCTGTGAGGGCGGTAGCAAGGAGATTGTCTACCGCCGTGGCTGA